The segment CCATCACACATATTCACATCCACATTGCACACCATCTATTACTTGTATTCAAGACATAGTACAGTTAAAATGCATTGGCTTGCTTATCATCATGCCCTTTTGAGGACAGCACATAACCAGTGTAAATACAGTTCAGAAGGAATGTGGCACTCTGTAAGCCCATTGATCTGTGGCTTTACTGGTGACTCCTGGTCTGTCTTTAAAGTCGCTGTGTCCTGCTGGTTCTTATTGACTTCATAGGAGTGTATTTACCAGAAGCTGCAGACTGTCTATTTGCAATGCATGATGTCAAATGTTTTCCAAAACTTAAACATGTCATTCAACTTCAGTTTTACCTAACAATGAACCTTATAAACCAGTTTACCCACATTTACCCaaattaaactgtataaaatacAGGGCTGggtaatatttacaaaatttcTACTTACAATATTCTGATAATATTGTGTCAAGGCAAGCCAAGCCAAATGATCCACAAAAGAGCAGAAATACAACTTTATACCCTTATTTGGAAGTTAATAAtgcagtcagattttttttaatcagctctttttgctgcattttatattataaattatatactggatattaacatttttcaaaaatattttcaaaacagcATCCACAATATTATCAATATCTGCCCACGTCTACCTCctacaaatataataatgaaggcatgcagatgtatttttttgcacattaaaaatacatttaacataaaTGGTCTAAGAGTATAATCAAAAGTGATGTACTAGATTTACATCTATACATACATATGTTCTTACCTACCATTCAGCTTTGGGGTTGACCATTGTTATTTATCTGCCTCCTGATGCATATTCTTTTAATATACCAAGCAAGAATTTCCATTCATATAGATTGGGACCAGCACTGAATCACTATCACTAGATAAAGCaacaaacatttttgtaaatcaaTCATTGTGTATCATATGATAATTGTTAAATGGACAGGTCAATGAAAGAAAGATCTTGAAGCATTGTCACTATAAACACCAACTGTGTTTGTCTGCACAGACTGATCTATGCATGTAGAGACTAGCCCAGCAGGTACAGAACAGTGTGGCATGACAGCACTAACAAACTGCCTGACTCACTGAATAATGTACTACTATAGCCTAACATTAAAATGCTTGCAAGGGCAGGTAATGCTGGCAGTTTCTTACCTTGCAGAGCTGGTTTGTAGATCCCTTGTTTTTTGGAGTCTGTTGAAGTTCAGAGATAGAACTgaagagtgtggagtgagtgagaggGATGTTAAGAATGACCAGCCCACATGCACAGGAGTCTTGTAACCCAGCAGAGAGGGCGTGCTGGGGACTGGGGAGGAGCTTCTGTTCAAACCCCAATTTTAAACCATGCCCACCCTGACCAGTACGGACTTATTGTGCCTATTAGAAAGAATCAGTGATGTGAGAGGAGAGTGTTTATAATGCTAATTAATGTAGTCACTGGAGTGTAGAGTTGAGGAGAAGCGTGCTGGAGGCTGTATGGACCCAGTGAGCTATTAGACTCTCCAACACCAACATTAGACAGCAGCAATTGACATAATTGAAGGTGATAGCTTTAATAACAGGCTCATGTGTCATTTGATATTTGTTTGTGGttgtaaaagaagaaaaattacAATCTCTTGAGAAAGACTGATATTGTGTATACACAATTTGGTGTTTAGCAACATCCACGAGGTCCAAATGATACAGTAAAAGTTGGCCTTACACAAATAATGCTGAACAGGGCTGCTGAGACTGTACACACTCTTGTCTCTTGTCACTTGTCTTGTTCAAGCTTGTTTTTAGTTGGATTTCCCTTATAAAGACCTGTTTAAGCTTCTGACTTTGTCCACAATTTGATCCTCTATGCCACTCTAATACCTTACCAAACTGTCTCTTTATagttacaatacaaataatggtTAAAATACAggatatgacattttttttgggAAAGGCCAACAggatacaaatatataatatttacttttcttttaaacAATGTGTGTTTTGTCACCAATATGATCAAACTGCTTCTTGAATTAATATGTTTGTATGTCATTCAACAGCCTccaccattttttattttgggaaAAAGTTCTGACAACCATTTTTAGTTTTAGACGTCACTTGGAATTGTGCTCTAGTGTTTAATAAATCATATATTATTGTGAATTGTTAATACTAATATCCACTATCTATACTGAATTTGACCATGTGCCTCTCTCTTAACATGTGTTTGTATCGAGATGTAGTCAACCCAGTACATAGTCATAAGTAGATACTGAAAAAACACATCACACAACATTAGACAtttcttgaatagttttagaatagtctcgattttccttagtatcgaaatcaagtttttaGTTTTAGCCAAGGTTTTAGTATTTTGACAACTACAATACAAGTTTGTTGGTATTATGATGATGTATTCTGTGCTTATTCAAACAGATCAGCATGTTATTAACCCAGCATGCATGTTTCTTTATAGAGTTTTGAAATGTCTTTTACAGAATTCCAAGAAAGACTAGACAAGACAGTGCAGAATTCTTATAAGTGATTTTAGCAGCTCTGCAGACAACACTCCACACCAGCATGTACGAGCCACCACATTATGGACTTCAATTTGGACTGTTTCCAGTGCACTGCTCACTAATTGTGTGCGTCTCTGAATCTGGGCTTTCTAAATGCACTAACACCCCGATGAGTCCTAACCACAGTAGGAAGGAAATGTAGTGGCGCTGTCGTGGTCAGATCAATTAGAACAGAAGCACTCCCAGTCcacagaaagagacacagactCTTTGGTTTGACTATTTGgatgtcatttttacattattagcCTTCTTTGGTTTGACCAGCAAACatgtgcatgtttgttttttatgccaCAATATGTCTACATTTATTTTGGATGTGCCAATCGCAGCCACTCATTTGTAGCACATGCGGAAGACATCTCCTGtcaaatatcaaaacaacatatagaactttttttttagctcatatatgtaacagtttagtgcaggggtgtcaaacatattttcaccgggggccacattagcaaaatggctgccttcaaagggccggatttaaaataaatctaactactttttttaacttgttaattaactgtttctgtatttattacttgttcaagttacaaatattgcatgtgcattagccttgatgtaaaaatgtggaacTGCTGAtgtcctgataaaatgacattttaagaccatcatacctttcagtttaccctgttgagggccacatgaaatgatgtggagggtcacatttggcccccgggccttgagtttgacatatgtggtttagtgcttcacttgTTTATTGTCTGGATGTCAAATATTCTAGAGCCCAGtttcatcattttgattttatctTGGTTCATGCAGGTATTATTTTTGGGTTTTTCaattcataattcataattaTTACCGTTAACTTGGATAACAGTAATAATTAAAACCATCTGCTGCATCTGAGATTGGTTAAATCTTCCTGTAAATCACTCAGTGAATTGAGATTAATTTCCAAAACAGCATGTATTTTCCTAGGAATCAgatcacaattagatttttattactcatttattattactttattaaagAATTGCTTGTGTTGGATTCCCCTGTGTGCAACGTACAATAGGTCCTTTCAACCACCAGTGATCATAAGCAGCCGATGACTTGTTGGGGTACACCATTAAAATGATGCAATATGATGACTAAAGCCATCTATATAATAGATCTTGCTTACTGAATTTCATGATGCCACTGGCAGACTCCCTCACAAATGGTCAGGGACTgtgcaaaatgtgcaaaatgactTTAAAAGCCCTCTACCCATGTTTACTTTACTCTCTTCCAATTAAACAGAGCATAGCGTGAAGCACCCGTGTTTTCTTCATGAATGCATCACTCCAACAATCTCTAGCTGAGATATTTAGCTGAGATGTTCAGTAAGATAATACTCATTCAAGAGTCAAGTTGTGACGTAACAATTTTCATTGTAAAATCTGATTATTGAAGGAAACACTTAGTATAATATAGCTCTAATTACTTTTAGCTGATGATAGTTGACAGTTTGAAGTAATACAGTAAGGCCCTGTATTCGAGCCATGCCTTCAGATTCCCTAATGTGCTGATAGCTGTTAAACTGTAATGTTTTCCCAGCTAATGTCTCCCAAGTGAAAAAGTGTGTTCCAGCATGGAGTTCAATAACCTCAAATGATGGACAGTGGAGGGCTTTGACCATGTGAATGGTCAACAGTAGACTGTCAGGCTTCATACACAGGGCTAAGTGATTTGGAGTATCATTGAGTCGCAGTGCTGTTTATTTcatgaaactgaaaaaacactAGCTGTATATATAAAGGATGTGCATGAAACCTCTACATAGTTGGAAATTAAATAATGTATTGGctgaaaaaatattacatacaaTCCTGTGCAATATTGTGTTCATAGTGAAGCTTCTGTTTACCTTGAGCAAATGTTAGTTATGTGAAGGAGCAGGAGAAAGTGCTCATAGTCTGAGGTGTGaaaatttaaatgtgtcttttaataGTGTAGACTAGAGGAGCGTTTAGACAGGCAGCAGTTATGCAAAGGTCAAGTCACACATCCtcgtacacacacactctctcacacacatacacacagtataTCCGCCGGTGTCGGTATCACTGGCATATTTTGGGCTGTGTGGCAATGGATGAAAACTGACACAGGGCCCCAATGGCTCAGTGATTAATGGTGACATCTGGTGTGTATGTAGAGCAAGTGCAATTCAGGAAGCATTTTTGGAAACAACACCAGCTTAAACACCAGCTCTAaagatgctctatgtaactttcctgataTGGtgggtctccatggagatttttgtatttattttgtgtctatTCTTCAGTTTaattcagtttaatgccatacggggGAACATTCTAGGTATTGTAATAACTTCACTGGAAacgtagtgcacttttaaggaAAGTGAAGCgtgaaagaaaaataatgaatacaTTTAGTTTCTGCTGTTTTGTTAACAATTCTAAGAATATAGGTTAGTGTATTTTACCTTGTATGTTTAATAACACAATACTTTTGTCAAACataatttttgtactttttccagCAAATTGTTCTGTGCATTTCAGAACTGATATTTCAATCAATTAGCAAACCACTGAGTGTGTGGTAAAAGCAGAGCACATCTTTAATTCATCAGGGTCACGCGTGTTAAAGCATGTTATGTCCCCTGAGCACAACACCACGGACTATTATGCACTAAGAGAGCCTTTTTCTGTGCCATTATTCTCTCAACAAACCACACACAAATGTAGACAAGCTCCTCCTGTTTATAGACTCATGTTAGCTTAGCTTTAGAACCTAGCTCTGTGAGGAGGTAGGATATAGTAAATATCAGACATAGTATTAGCTTTTAGTTCATGAAGTCTGCTGTCTGTGATAATCAGACCGCAGACTTTTGCACAGACCGGTCAAAATGAGCCACTGCACAACGCTGGATATAGAGCAGACTGCGCATGCACCAGGCCCTGCGCACCTGCCGCCACTAGGGGGCCCCCTAAGCTAAGCACAACTTGCTGCGTGTATTCGGTCAAACAGTTGACATttacaaactttaaaataatttatattaCATATAAGTTAAGTTGAAGTTAGAGATAAGATTGTGATATGCACGTGGCTCATGAGggtattataatcattataacAGTGGCAAATATAAAAGACAAACTTTGCAGTGAGGGCCTCCACAACAATTGGAACAGCTCTTTACTGTATATCATTTTGAATTGAAATGGCAGCTACACATTTGAGaaagaaaagtccattttgtaatCAATCATTGCCcacatttattaaaaataatgacaaagCAGCAATAATGACAACAGCAAAGCAGCATGTTATAATTACACAATCACAAGGTTAGTGGGGTACTTTGTTTTAGAATTTCTTTCTTGAAGATCTGTGTTTTACATACAATgactgttttgaaatgtttagtCATAAAcatttgttctatattttacacatttaggccaaaactttataaagacaaaaatagCACCAGACCTGcatatgcagaaaaaaagtcttgaaaatCCAAATTTATAAATCAATTTGTATAAATAATCCCTCATACCAACACATTTTGGAGTTGTAGGTTGTACATTCCAGTGAACATAAGACATATACTCTATTTTTATATTGACTCTTCATAAATATGTAGTAAATAATGCACTTGTTTTAGGGAAACACTAAGTTTTGGTAATGTCGAAGATTTTCTTCATTTAATATCTCAGTCAATCAATATTTGCATACATACACATCCCATCACAAGTAACACCCACCCATCACATCATGGAGGCTCCCTAAGAGTtaaagacaagacaaaagacTTAAGACAATGTAACCATAAACAGAGTTTAAAGCATTTGATAAGtaggattttttgtttgtttgttctgacACAGGGCCTAATTTAGGTCAGATGGCCCTTGTCCCTGTGCATGCTGCTTTAGTTTATATGCTCCTGCAGCAGTTCAAAGGCGAGTTGTGTGATGTGCTGCCACGCTTTGTGCACGTGGTGAGACTCAGTACTGCGGGCACAGATGCAGAAGCGAAGCACAAACCGTCCAGAGAGTTGACAAGGCACCAGGTGGATCTGTCTGTTCTTGGTGATCCGCTTCAACAAGGTCTGGTTCAGCTCATTGGAGCCCTACACaaagcagacagagagagagcaatcCTCAGTCATGTGAACAATATATTGTTCAAGTTGAGACAAATAGTTTCATTATTGATATAATAGGGTAAAGTCTTACCTTGATTCTGAAGCAGACCAGGCCCAGCACCACCTCAGCACAGATCTCAAACCTCTTGTCAGCTCGGACAAGGCTCTCAAACTCTTTGGCCAAAGCAACTTGCTGTAACaatgacaaaacaaatgcaTAGATTAATGATATTTTGGTAAATGTTATATTCATGAATTATACCAACACTTAATAACTAACTGTAATGTTTTATGATATTTGCATCTAGCCATTTTGTCTGTAACACCCATCATTTTCCACAAGAGGTCAGTGTGATGCAGCTAGTACTTTGCTGAGCACTGATTCTCTCCTTTTACTACCCTCAAGAGATAGATTAGATCTTTTTGTGGCTTATTACATTCAGCAGGTTATTACtgagttttttctttcttttttttttttaataataaaatatatttacactgtGGCAACCAGCAGCAACAGAAATATTAGAAATTTGTATAAACTATTTATTGAGGATAATAATTGTAAGAATGGCACACAAGTTTCACACTTTAAAGCTTATTTCATTAAACCTGCTGACGCACATCCAAACTGTACACATTTCCTTCCAGACTGACCCCATCAGCGCTTTCACATTCTTTGCCAACAACTCACCCTTGCTCAGAGCTTTTTACAAGCTTTTAAACCACTGGCTGCTTGTGTATTGGTTTACTGATGCAGTCATAATGTACACATGctctaaaataacattacacttgtgtttttcaaatgtaatgGTTTGATGTAACTGATGCACCCAAATAAGGGAAATTATCTTTGTGCGTATATTCTAACGGAGATGTACGCCCATTCGCCAGAGCAGTGTGTTATGGTTATGCCTGTAGGGATCATTTCTGCTTGatttcaaattgaaaataaacagaaaacaggCTAATTTGATTGACAGGGCCAACTGGAGGGCCGGAAGTGGAAGATAAACTGGAACTGACAGCCTCATGGAGAGAATAAAGACTGGTAGTGAGGAGATCGAGGTGGatgtaatgtgtttttgaatGTCATATGCTGATGAGGAAGAGGGTGGTGGAAACATTGGAGAGAAAGAATATTTTAGGATTAACTAGAAAGGAAGAATAAGGGAATTGGATTGCAAACATGAGTATGTTTTGATAGTACTGAGGGATTGTACAGTAACTTAAGCGGCATAGAATTTAATTGTTGTGACAGATTatcactgtaaataaatacagactATTATTTAAATCAGCTATTGGCCTTtttacagacagacagataataAAGGAAATGGCAAGGCTGAGCAAATTTGCAAAAGGTAGccgttaacatgaaaactaccactttgtaacatcaaagtggaacagagcattttgaatttAGGAGTTACTcaaatatttgtgaatgaaacaaaacacaactctgggtatgtctTTGAGGAGGtgataacattctaacatggctcaattttgcataatataggacctttaatctatattgtattttctgttGTGTGCTGTGTTGTTACTTACTTTGCGAATATGAGCCTGCATTTGTTTAATCCCAAATGTGCGGAAGACAAACCACATTTTCAAAGAGCGAAATCTTCTTCCAAGTGGGATCTGCCAATGCTttggatacaaaaaaaaaaaaaaaacacaaatcgaaatgaaactaaaacacaaTTACATAGGCAATGATTACTaataaacatttgatttttattataaGGCTAACATTATCTTACCCGATAATCTGTAACCAGTCCTGTTAACAATAACAACCGAAAGGTTAGAAAGCAGATACTATCAAATGTAATCAAAATACTATCTGATGTACATATTtctgttcattcacacatgttgggtttccatgcttcttgcagaaattacattgacttacatttatttcctgcagactgatcctaaccttaaccatgttactacttgcctaaccttaaaCTATTTTAAACCACACTTGAACATTAAATGATGTTATTGTTCTAGTaatgatctaataataaagatcTAAGTCATGggaacctgatttttgtccccattAGGAATTACCTTTGAATTGAGTGCGTATTCAGATTTTACCTGCCCACAGTCACTATCTAAAACTGTAAGGCCAGAAGGACACCTAAGTGGATTGACAAATTCTTTGTAATATATTGAAATAAGGCTGTATTGTTGTATAATGTCCTCATCCAGGTGGCCCTGTCATCCCCTACCCACTTGGTATCTCTGTGATCAGTGGCAATCCACACAGCCCTTTGTCCTACACAATCCCACGGCTTCAGCTAGCTCATCTGGGGAGAATGAAGGCCCTGTTTGCTGCCGCTAATAACCACTAATTAGATTGAACAGTGCAGTGTATGAGCAGGGCTGTTAGAAGGTGTTTGAGTGGTGGAAGGCTGCTaattgtctgtctgtctatcagATAAATAACAGTGCAGCTCACACATCTGCAGGAAAGGACCATACAGCAAGCTCCAATGGACAGTGCAGCGTATCCAGTGCCCATACttgtatactactactactattatactTATGTTAATTAAATTAGGTCACAAATACTGCAAATCAGCTTAACATACAGTTGGGAAAAGATTAATGCATTTATAAGCTGGTTGGCACACACTAAGCCATGACAGACTAGACATGAGTTCTGAGATGTATTTTATGTATAGAGAATTCACCAGTAGTTTGTTTAAGTTTAGTGTAGATTCACCTGACTCCTGGTTGTCATGTTTAAGGTAGAATGGCTCCACCTTGAATGCTCCAATGATGTCCGCTCTTTTCTTCACCCTGTGGGAAACAAGAAATTGCTTTAGgccatttattttatcatttctattgaaaacaatatacaaaacatgaacTTATCTTAAATGACAAAACCACACAGGGCCTAAAACCCACCAAATCAAAggaagttatttttgtgttcaTAATATAAATCTAATTATACATGCAAATGATTATCTATTTTTCTCACTATATAGATTAAAGACATTGTGCTTATCTAGTCTCCCATTTATCTGGAAATATAAATGAGGAAGCACCTTTATTCCTCTTTTACCGTGTAGCTGCTGACAAAAGAGGCAGGTGAATTACATAGACCTATTTGTACACTGCAATTGTTAGGTGTAGATGGATGGAGCCCTTTAGTGGTGATAATAACTGCTCTTTTTAGATAAGACTCAGgtacattaaacagaaaaagacTTACAAAGCTTAGAACAGCCAAACAATTTTCCATTCTTAGTGAAAACACACAACATTGGAAAAGCAGAATAGAAAGGAGTTCTTTCTTACCACATAGAGGAGCAGTCAAAATTGATTAAAAGCCATTTGTGTGGGTTGAAGTTGAAAGAATCTGCaaactgaaaatgtaataattaatgTGAATCAAATGTATCAGAAGAGATAACATAAGTGCCATGGATAAAGTACAGTTTGACCTGATGCAGTACAGTTTGACCTGAAACATTTTTACTCaagggtgatttttttttttttttttttacagcgatATGCAAGCCATCCTAGTTCATATAGATACCATGGTACGTCACACTGCATTTTCTATAACACTTTCTCCTGCAGTGGTCTTATCTAGACCAAACCCGGCACACTTTATTTGAAATGCAAACGAGGTAACCAGGAGTAAAGCACATCGCAGCCGTCTCTCCctgatttttttctcttataGCAACACCGTTTGTAATCAGTTCAAATCTTTTTGTTGACCATCTTTTCTCATATCCTCTCTACCCAACCTCCTCAAATGCAATAACACACCAGAGAAACAAAACCGCCAGACTCCTGACTGACAATTGTGATACTGACAGATTCAAAGACCTGTTGCCCATCACCCGTCTCCCATAGCAACGGCCCCTCCAGCATCAGCCGCCTCCAATCATAGGGTTACTGCTTTATCACCCTATCTCATCGCCATGACTGTTACTGCTGTATCACCTTAGCAAACGTTTCAGTTACGCAAGAATTACTAAAATTACAACGAAACACAATTTCCAAAACtaataacagcaacaacataaacatgaaaaacaaacatttgccACTGATTATTGAGGAAATACATCTGGACAGTATTCCGTATGGATGCAAGACAgatacaatattgtaaatttcACTTATACTACACAATTTTGCTacagtttaattaaatttaCAATAGCATTTGCATAAACGATTGCCTTCTGTGTAATATGGTGCTGGGAGGTTCCCTTATGCCAGTGATTGTGTCATTAGGATCCATGTGTTCATTAAGGACAAAAGAGCATGACAGTTTTACAGCCACGACAGGCAGGTTCAGTCTCCCTCCACATTGTTTGAACTTGTGTGTCTAATAAACAGTGATATATAAAGGTCTAGCTGTGCCTCAGGAAATTACTCTGTCCTTATCAGTTGGTCTGTGCAGCCTGTGCCGCAGCAGCTGCCTCTCCAGCCTCAAAAGAGCTCATGTGTGCTCTGGAGATTTGGACCCATCACTCCACACTTTCTCTGTGGCATTAACATGAGGCCATTTCAATCTCTAATAAACCAGAGTGATACAATCAGCATGCAAAGTGTTGAGCTTTGTAGATAAGCACAAGCCATTTAAGTTTAATAATTTTCCTGTTCACataaaatgtctgaaaatgtccagttaaaaggtgcacaatgtaagtTTTGTGATGGTTTGCCTAAAATTttctacagtgtggcattaaatgtatctatcactatggagacaagcagctgatggctccaggtcaaatctgtggagggAAAAGCCCTAAACAGTAATGCAGGCATTACGGTAACAATGGATCTTTTTCAAGGCCTTTTTTTTGCAATGTAAATGCATTGAGTAATcacaagatagataagtttaatgccatatcatGGGACATTCCTGACAAAGCAGTATCTCTATGGACAGAAGCAGGAAGTAGACCTCCCCACTAGAAGAGTTatataatgtacctttaatgcAACACATTTCATTTTGAGTAAACTGGTCATAGAATGGTCCTTTAAAGTTATTGCCCAAATAtggataatataatatataatttgttTGACATTGGGACATTTCTTGAGCATATGTTTTCCCTGATACACACCTCAATCCCATTCAGCAGGGGTCTAAACTCAGGGCAAATGAATGAACTCCCGGCATATGCAGCATCCACATGCATCCACATGTTTTCTTCATTACCTGaataacacaaacagaaaacataacTGGTGTGTATTTTTTCCCCTAGTGGGTGATTGAGTGCTTTGGTCATAGTTGACTTACAAATTGGTCCAAGTTCCATGAGATTATCGAAAGAGCAGCATGATGTGGTACCAAGGGTGGCACACAGCTgaaacacacattcacacagttaGGTCTTGACtctttcatttcctggagacggatcctaaccttaaccttgaTTACTTTCCTAACCATAGTTACTATTCTCATAgctttaacctaaaccctaattTTTCAACTAATATTTTAACTTGAATTCATGCCACTTATctaatttgatttaaattgcTTCATGAGGAGAGGCAGGTTCCTATGATGTGACTATATAAAGTCACATCGTAGGAGGGAAATCAagctggttaaaaaaaaagagctaaTGACCtaattaaactgttttatttatatatatatatatatatataaaaataatgtattggtttcatgttgtattttttagcaTTTATAAAGTAAGATAAGGTAAGATGTCTTTGTGCTTTCTTACGTAGAAAGGGACGAGCCCTGCTGCCTTGTCTTCTTTGATCATCTTCTTGAGCAGTGCACCTCTCAGAGAATAGTTGTAGTCTGTGGGAATCTTCTTCATCATGATGCCACCAATGAGACCAGCTCTCTCCACAGAGGAATGAGCCTGACCGGAGgtgcacatttatttaaaaaaaataaaaagttgataTGCATGTGAGGAAAAACATCCTGACACATGTCTTGAGACCAGCAGTAGACTAACAGAAGCTGGTCTTGTTCAAAggtctgtgtgtccctcaggCAACTCACTAACCCAATCACAAATTCAGTCTGCAATTCAACCTGATCAAAGCCAGCACGCAAGTAACCCCGTGTACAACAAGACTTGGATTATTATGACTAACATACTCGTGTACAAAGATTCAAAGCTTCTGATAATTTTATCAGTTGATAGACCTTAGTTCATCATCTCATCTCATAAGG is part of the Periophthalmus magnuspinnatus isolate fPerMag1 chromosome 16, fPerMag1.2.pri, whole genome shotgun sequence genome and harbors:
- the ddc gene encoding aromatic-L-amino-acid decarboxylase, with translation MDAEEFRRKGKEMIDYVADYLENIEQRPVYPDVEPGYLRQLIPTEAPEDPEPYDDVLKDVERVIMPGVTHWHSPNFFAYFPTGNSYPSLLADMLCGAIGCIGFSWPASPACTELETVMLDWLGKMLKLPECFLAGTHGLGGGVLQSTASEATLVALLAARCKAVKRVQSTNPELSEPEIYSKLVAYTSEQAHSSVERAGLIGGIMMKKIPTDYNYSLRGALLKKMIKEDKAAGLVPFYLCATLGTTSCCSFDNLMELGPICNEENMWMHVDAAYAGSSFICPEFRPLLNGIEFADSFNFNPHKWLLINFDCSSMWVKKRADIIGAFKVEPFYLKHDNQESGLVTDYRHWQIPLGRRFRSLKMWFVFRTFGIKQMQAHIRKQVALAKEFESLVRADKRFEICAEVVLGLVCFRIKGSNELNQTLLKRITKNRQIHLVPCQLSGRFVLRFCICARSTESHHVHKAWQHITQLAFELLQEHIN